One segment of Vibrio mimicus DNA contains the following:
- the rdgC gene encoding recombination-associated protein RdgC — MFPKNLLIYRVNRDIQFDADKMESLLSEFKLTQLGSQDKQKSGWVPALYDKSSMLTHTSGGNILIRAQKSEKLIPSSIISKMVKEKVEQLEREEGRPLKKKEREQVREDIVIDILPTALIKESFTSLFILPSQGLIIVDASSHKKAEDALAMLRKTLGSLPVVPLIPAVSVYSTLTEWVKTAQVPSGFSIGNSAVMQSILEKGAQVTLKNEELSAESIQKHIEENKVVTALSIDWQDRIKFTLKDTMAITRVKFADELKEQNDDIPREDLAARLDADFTLIAGELTAFCSHLIDALGGLPRD; from the coding sequence ATGTTTCCAAAAAACCTACTAATCTACCGCGTCAACCGCGACATTCAATTCGATGCTGACAAGATGGAAAGCTTACTGAGCGAATTCAAACTCACTCAGCTTGGCAGTCAAGACAAGCAAAAGTCTGGCTGGGTTCCTGCACTGTATGATAAATCAAGCATGCTAACGCATACCTCTGGCGGCAACATCCTCATTCGTGCGCAAAAGAGCGAAAAGCTTATTCCTTCTTCCATCATATCCAAGATGGTGAAAGAAAAGGTTGAGCAACTTGAGCGCGAAGAAGGCCGACCGCTCAAGAAAAAAGAGCGCGAGCAAGTCCGTGAAGATATCGTCATCGACATCTTACCCACGGCACTTATAAAAGAAAGCTTCACCAGCTTGTTTATCCTGCCATCGCAAGGGCTGATTATTGTCGATGCCAGCAGCCACAAAAAAGCCGAAGATGCACTTGCCATGCTGCGTAAAACACTCGGCAGCTTGCCGGTAGTGCCGCTCATTCCTGCGGTTTCAGTTTATAGCACGCTCACTGAATGGGTGAAAACAGCTCAGGTTCCAAGCGGTTTCTCAATTGGCAATTCTGCGGTTATGCAGTCAATCCTCGAAAAGGGCGCGCAAGTCACGCTTAAAAACGAAGAGTTAAGCGCTGAATCCATCCAGAAGCACATCGAAGAAAACAAGGTGGTCACTGCGCTTTCAATCGATTGGCAAGATCGAATCAAGTTCACGCTCAAAGATACGATGGCAATCACTCGCGTGAAGTTCGCCGACGAACTGAAAGAGCAGAACGACGATATCCCACGCGAAGATCTAGCCGCCCGCCTCGATGCGGATTTCACGCTCATCGCAGGTGAGCTAACCGCATTCTGTAGTCATCTGATTGATGCGCTAGGCGGACTGCCGCGAGATTAA
- a CDS encoding HNH endonuclease signature motif containing protein: protein MRFVYSQEHIAFVEKAFKKHGVQEVTELFNQKFCLNKTQTQIKALISNHGIKCGRKSGEMNAGRYRLFTKEQAAFIKQGYKRWVKQEVTQQINEKFGTQFTVAQVTAFIKNHRLKSGRTGYFEKGFKPHNTGSKGFMKPNKTSFKKGNIPKNNRPVGSERVNIDGYVEIKVAEPKTWKLKQRVIYENEIGPIPDGYKVRFLDGDKTNFEPSNLVLVSSSENAFLNKSYRMNEQPIEFRETIVILAKLDAKEAHLMKEPTDHAQNPKSKADKNTVNANP, encoded by the coding sequence ATGCGATTCGTTTACTCACAAGAACACATTGCCTTTGTCGAAAAAGCCTTTAAAAAGCATGGCGTTCAAGAGGTAACTGAACTCTTTAATCAAAAGTTTTGCCTCAATAAAACGCAAACGCAAATTAAAGCGCTCATTAGCAACCATGGCATAAAGTGCGGCAGAAAATCTGGTGAAATGAATGCTGGTAGATATCGCCTTTTCACCAAAGAACAAGCCGCCTTCATTAAGCAAGGTTATAAGCGCTGGGTTAAGCAAGAAGTCACCCAGCAGATTAATGAAAAGTTCGGAACCCAATTCACCGTCGCGCAAGTAACGGCATTCATCAAAAATCACCGGCTTAAATCTGGCAGAACGGGCTATTTTGAAAAAGGCTTTAAACCTCATAACACCGGAAGCAAAGGTTTTATGAAGCCCAATAAAACCTCATTCAAAAAAGGCAATATACCCAAGAACAACAGGCCCGTTGGTTCAGAAAGAGTAAACATTGATGGCTACGTAGAAATAAAGGTAGCCGAACCAAAAACGTGGAAACTCAAACAGCGTGTGATTTATGAGAATGAAATTGGCCCCATCCCAGATGGCTATAAGGTTCGGTTCCTAGATGGCGACAAGACAAACTTTGAACCATCCAACCTTGTGCTTGTGAGTTCATCAGAAAACGCATTCCTAAACAAAAGCTATCGGATGAATGAACAGCCAATAGAATTTCGTGAAACCATTGTCATCTTGGCAAAACTAGATGCCAAGGAGGCGCACTTAATGAAAGAGCCCACCGACCATGCACAAAACCCAAAGAGCAAGGCTGATAAAAATACAGTCAATGCAAACCCGTAA
- a CDS encoding Lar family restriction alleviation protein produces MGDSKNCPFCGGEPKIYIGPDHLWRVVCSNVWLCGAKTVGFEQKCDAINKWNTRADSSELNHIRQQNSELVNCLSDVIKETEMSYAVRTHPYDTAKQLLSKIKGEKDANRN; encoded by the coding sequence ATGGGTGATTCAAAAAATTGTCCGTTTTGTGGTGGCGAGCCAAAAATATACATTGGCCCTGACCATTTATGGCGTGTTGTTTGTTCAAATGTATGGCTTTGCGGAGCAAAAACTGTTGGTTTTGAACAAAAGTGTGACGCAATAAATAAGTGGAACACTCGCGCCGACTCGTCAGAACTAAACCATATCCGCCAGCAAAATTCTGAATTGGTTAACTGCTTATCAGATGTGATCAAAGAAACAGAAATGAGTTACGCAGTAAGAACCCATCCATATGACACGGCAAAGCAATTGCTATCAAAAATCAAAGGTGAGAAAGATGCGAACCGAAACTGA
- a CDS encoding ASCH domain-containing protein: MIIHGVEISKGLIVDQPWIDLILDGQKCWEMRSHATHFRGDFALIQKGTGHIVGLSTLIDSLAPLSTNELAVYSEKHRVDYQSQPELIKWNTPWVLDNSRRIEPVPYKHKQGAVIWVNL; this comes from the coding sequence ATGATCATTCACGGTGTTGAAATATCAAAAGGTTTGATAGTAGATCAGCCTTGGATTGACCTGATTCTTGATGGTCAAAAGTGTTGGGAAATGAGAAGCCATGCAACTCATTTTCGAGGTGACTTTGCCTTAATTCAAAAGGGTACTGGCCACATCGTTGGCTTATCAACTTTAATCGACTCGTTAGCGCCTCTATCTACAAATGAATTAGCGGTCTATTCAGAAAAACATAGAGTGGATTATCAATCCCAACCAGAACTCATCAAGTGGAACACTCCGTGGGTTCTAGATAACTCAAGAAGAATTGAACCAGTACCTTACAAGCATAAACAAGGTGCGGTTATCTGGGTAAACCTATAA
- a CDS encoding helix-turn-helix transcriptional regulator, giving the protein MKVIRLKEVIELTGLSKSSIYRMAGDDKFPKPLSLGARSVGWIESEVTQWLAEKLGARNQQKKIA; this is encoded by the coding sequence ATGAAAGTGATCAGACTAAAAGAGGTTATTGAGTTAACCGGCTTGTCAAAATCATCAATTTACCGAATGGCTGGGGATGATAAGTTTCCCAAGCCACTCAGCCTAGGCGCAAGAAGCGTAGGCTGGATCGAGTCAGAGGTGACTCAGTGGCTTGCTGAAAAACTCGGCGCCAGAAATCAGCAAAAGAAAATCGCTTAA
- a CDS encoding integrase domain-containing protein produces MARLRNALTVKEVANAKPKDKPYRLSDGNGLYLLVRTSGFKAWECRYIKPATGKPTFSGLGSYPDVSLADARDKAAEIRKMIAENIDPQLLKAEQKAKSSSEMGNTFQAVAELWMDTKRHRLKEKTIEGNWRKLELYVFPSLGKIPVSKITAPMAISALKPVEKAGHLETIKRTAQLMNEVMTYCVNVGIIHANPLTGITEAFRKPMVKHMDALSPEELPELLQAIGAANMAITTKCLIEWQLHTMTRPNEAAGATWAEIDMDKQLWVIPAERMKMKRAHEVPLTPQTMAILEMLKPLTGHREFVFPSIRDPKRCTDAESINKALSRIGFKGRTTAHGLRALASTTLNEQGFDSDIIEASLAHVERNAVRKAYNRATYLERRRTLLCWWSDHIEKASYGTFSVTGYKSLRVVGERD; encoded by the coding sequence ATGGCAAGATTGAGAAACGCGCTTACTGTAAAGGAAGTCGCGAACGCTAAACCAAAAGACAAACCTTACCGCTTGAGTGATGGCAATGGGCTTTATCTTCTTGTGAGAACAAGTGGGTTCAAAGCTTGGGAGTGTCGTTACATTAAGCCGGCAACTGGAAAGCCTACTTTCTCCGGATTGGGATCATATCCTGACGTTTCGCTCGCGGATGCGAGAGATAAAGCTGCAGAAATTCGCAAGATGATCGCTGAAAACATCGATCCTCAACTGCTTAAGGCTGAGCAAAAGGCCAAATCAAGTAGTGAAATGGGCAATACCTTTCAAGCGGTCGCTGAATTGTGGATGGACACAAAGCGGCATCGACTCAAAGAAAAGACGATCGAAGGCAACTGGCGCAAGCTTGAGCTCTATGTCTTCCCCTCTCTTGGTAAAATTCCAGTTTCAAAAATTACCGCGCCAATGGCTATATCCGCATTAAAGCCGGTTGAGAAAGCTGGGCATTTAGAGACTATCAAGCGCACAGCTCAGCTAATGAATGAAGTCATGACGTATTGCGTTAACGTTGGAATTATCCACGCCAATCCATTAACTGGAATTACTGAAGCGTTCCGTAAGCCAATGGTCAAGCATATGGATGCGCTTTCACCGGAAGAGTTGCCTGAGCTTTTGCAGGCCATAGGCGCGGCAAACATGGCGATCACAACGAAATGCCTTATTGAGTGGCAGCTACATACAATGACGCGGCCAAACGAAGCAGCTGGGGCAACTTGGGCTGAAATAGATATGGATAAGCAGCTATGGGTTATTCCTGCAGAACGCATGAAGATGAAGCGCGCGCATGAGGTACCACTCACGCCACAGACAATGGCGATTCTTGAAATGCTCAAGCCACTGACTGGCCATCGCGAATTTGTATTTCCATCTATCCGAGATCCAAAGCGCTGCACGGATGCAGAAAGTATTAATAAAGCGTTATCGAGAATTGGTTTTAAAGGAAGAACCACAGCGCACGGATTGCGTGCGCTGGCATCAACCACGCTCAATGAGCAGGGTTTTGATTCTGACATTATTGAGGCGTCACTCGCTCACGTTGAGCGAAATGCGGTAAGAAAGGCATATAACCGAGCTACCTACCTAGAACGGCGGCGCACATTGTTATGCTGGTGGAGTGACCATATAGAGAAAGCGAGCTACGGTACCTTTTCGGTGACAGGATATAAGTCGCTTAGAGTGGTAGGAGAAAGGGATTAA
- a CDS encoding MurR/RpiR family transcriptional regulator, which yields MNKQVFISNVNNLKSMTPAEKLIIEYFIKNYTMLPFAKMDELCQQMGVGKATLGRFLNRLGFDGFIEFKKRVSEELVQELTTPIDRCSNFNLQSPYDELIKNHYQEMLSNLESTYQLLQSDDFSLAIQHLLNPQGKLYIMGSASAEALANYFYLLARYLRKDVIFLKADPSTLPHQLVDVDEADTLFAISYHRFSNITIRCVRWFKQNGGKVILLTDQQVNPFVAYSDIQFTAESHSDGLFNNRTSGFSIIEALIKGMSITNDKDKRFRRIEDTFNDFQIFKES from the coding sequence ATGAATAAGCAAGTGTTTATTAGTAATGTCAATAATTTAAAATCAATGACTCCTGCAGAGAAATTGATTATTGAATATTTCATTAAAAATTACACCATGCTGCCATTTGCGAAAATGGATGAGCTTTGCCAACAAATGGGGGTTGGTAAAGCAACGCTCGGCCGGTTTTTAAATAGACTAGGTTTTGACGGGTTTATTGAATTTAAGAAAAGAGTTTCTGAAGAATTAGTACAAGAGTTGACTACGCCAATTGATCGTTGTAGTAATTTTAATCTTCAGAGTCCTTATGATGAACTTATAAAAAATCATTACCAGGAGATGCTTTCCAATCTTGAATCAACCTATCAACTGCTCCAATCTGATGACTTTTCTTTGGCAATTCAGCATTTACTGAACCCACAAGGTAAGCTTTACATTATGGGTAGTGCCTCAGCAGAAGCATTGGCTAACTATTTCTACCTTCTAGCGCGTTATTTAAGAAAGGATGTGATTTTTCTAAAAGCCGATCCTTCCACCTTGCCTCATCAATTAGTGGATGTTGATGAGGCCGATACGTTATTTGCCATTTCATACCACCGTTTTTCCAACATTACGATTCGTTGTGTGCGTTGGTTTAAACAGAATGGAGGAAAAGTAATTCTGCTAACTGATCAGCAGGTTAATCCATTTGTTGCTTATAGTGATATTCAATTTACGGCAGAAAGCCATAGCGATGGATTATTTAATAATCGAACATCAGGATTTTCTATTATTGAGGCCTTGATAAAGGGAATGTCGATAACCAACGATAAAGATAAACGATTCCGAAGAATTGAAGATACTTTTAATGATTTCCAAATTTTCAAAGAAAGTTAA
- the dcuC gene encoding C4-dicarboxylate transporter DcuC: MITYLAIPIIFLVGYFFIKKYNTQAVLLLSGLFMIMLGVINGDADFMPKGGKPTGSIIVDFFEIIHVIASSTLAKLGLIIMAVGGFSKYMSHIGAANAMVQMATKPLSYIKNPYLVLAMAYITGQLINIFIPSATGLSLLLLVAMYPVLVGVGCNPAAAAAVVATTGCLDLGPASSAANKAAEVSGIDVATYFVSYQLQVSIAAMVVIASLHFVCQRYFDRKDAEKGVQSEFNIQEKEQRVVPKWFAIFPVLPLMLLLTFSQFGIDTITMNVVTAMFIALFVSMLFDYLLTRDGKTVAASLRVYLDGMGGVFASVVSLIIAAQVFVTGLETIGFISLLLDSASSLGFGYIAMVLVLVSIIVLVTLLSGSGNASFFSFSNLAPEVASQVGAPIAAVAMPMQLASGLMRSASPVAGVIIACAAVANVSPIELAKRTVIPMLGGLVTVLLASQLFI, encoded by the coding sequence ATGATTACATACTTAGCGATACCTATTATTTTTCTTGTTGGGTATTTTTTTATTAAAAAATATAATACTCAGGCAGTTTTACTGCTTTCCGGTTTATTTATGATCATGCTAGGCGTGATTAATGGTGATGCGGATTTTATGCCCAAAGGAGGCAAGCCAACCGGCTCCATTATTGTTGACTTTTTTGAAATTATTCATGTCATTGCTTCTTCGACTCTAGCCAAATTGGGTTTGATTATTATGGCTGTCGGTGGCTTTTCAAAATACATGAGCCATATCGGTGCTGCTAACGCTATGGTACAAATGGCAACCAAGCCGCTCTCATACATCAAAAACCCGTATTTGGTTTTAGCCATGGCGTATATTACGGGGCAATTGATCAATATCTTTATTCCAAGTGCAACAGGCTTATCATTACTGTTGTTAGTCGCTATGTACCCAGTTCTCGTTGGGGTGGGATGTAACCCTGCGGCAGCCGCGGCGGTAGTGGCTACCACGGGTTGCTTGGATTTAGGCCCTGCATCTTCGGCGGCGAACAAAGCGGCAGAGGTGTCGGGTATTGATGTAGCAACCTATTTTGTTAGCTATCAATTGCAGGTTTCTATCGCTGCTATGGTGGTTATTGCGAGTTTGCATTTTGTCTGCCAACGCTATTTTGACCGTAAAGATGCAGAGAAAGGCGTGCAGAGTGAGTTCAATATTCAAGAAAAAGAACAACGTGTTGTACCTAAGTGGTTTGCCATCTTCCCCGTATTACCTTTGATGCTGCTCCTGACTTTCAGCCAATTTGGCATTGATACGATCACCATGAATGTGGTGACAGCAATGTTCATTGCACTGTTTGTCTCTATGCTATTTGATTACCTTTTAACGCGTGATGGTAAAACGGTTGCCGCTTCTTTGCGTGTCTATCTCGATGGTATGGGTGGCGTGTTTGCAAGCGTGGTGAGCTTGATCATAGCAGCCCAAGTGTTTGTTACTGGCTTAGAAACTATCGGCTTTATCAGCCTACTACTGGATTCAGCATCAAGTTTAGGCTTTGGTTACATCGCTATGGTTTTGGTACTGGTATCCATTATTGTGCTGGTGACTTTGCTTTCAGGCTCAGGCAATGCTTCTTTCTTTAGCTTCTCTAACCTTGCTCCAGAAGTGGCTTCACAAGTCGGCGCTCCGATTGCGGCGGTGGCGATGCCAATGCAGCTTGCTTCAGGCTTAATGCGTTCAGCATCGCCGGTTGCCGGGGTCATTATCGCGTGTGCGGCAGTGGCCAATGTGTCACCGATTGAACTTGCCAAGCGTACCGTTATTCCGATGTTAGGTGGACTGGTCACGGTTCTTCTGGCGTCACAACTGTTTATTTAG
- the pepT gene encoding peptidase T: MNIVERFIGYTEINTTTDRLKGAQGVMPSSPGQRVLAQQLARELEQLGLVDVQVADTAIVTATLPANIEHEAPTVAFFAHLDTSAEQSNDTRAQIKRHDQDAICLNEELGIYLRESEFPDLAAYRGQDILVTDGTSLLGADDKAAIAAIMDALQYFQAHPEQKHGTVKVAFLPDEEQGLRGAKAFDVQTFNADFGFTLDCCGIGEFVCENWNAGDVVVTFTGQSAHPMSAKGKLKNSLLMAHKFIAMLPAGEAPEYTEGREGYYWVKELKGNSAKTVLNLDVRDFTQEGYQQRMRFLQSLAESCQQLWGGGVDIQLSNRYENVANSLQEDRFGILEIAKQAYQRNGIEMKAIPMRGGYDGAVLSQKGLPCPNLFTGAHNFHSIYEYLPVQSLYAASAVVQDIIRLTSEKQ, encoded by the coding sequence ATGAATATTGTTGAACGATTTATTGGTTATACCGAAATCAATACCACAACAGATCGGCTCAAAGGGGCGCAAGGGGTGATGCCGTCATCACCCGGCCAAAGGGTGTTAGCACAACAATTGGCACGTGAATTAGAACAACTGGGCTTGGTGGATGTGCAGGTTGCCGATACGGCAATTGTTACCGCAACACTACCAGCCAATATTGAACATGAAGCCCCTACAGTTGCGTTTTTCGCCCATTTAGATACCAGTGCAGAGCAATCCAACGATACGCGGGCGCAGATTAAGCGGCATGATCAGGACGCGATCTGTCTGAATGAAGAGCTGGGCATTTATCTGCGTGAGAGTGAATTTCCTGATTTGGCCGCATACCGAGGCCAAGACATTCTGGTAACGGATGGAACGAGCTTGTTGGGTGCGGATGATAAAGCAGCGATCGCTGCGATTATGGACGCATTACAGTATTTTCAAGCGCATCCAGAGCAGAAACACGGCACGGTAAAAGTGGCTTTTTTACCGGATGAAGAACAGGGCTTAAGAGGGGCTAAAGCCTTTGATGTGCAAACTTTCAATGCGGATTTCGGCTTCACGTTGGATTGCTGTGGCATTGGCGAGTTTGTGTGTGAAAACTGGAATGCCGGTGATGTGGTGGTGACCTTCACAGGCCAGTCAGCACATCCCATGTCGGCCAAAGGTAAGCTGAAAAACTCGTTACTGATGGCACATAAATTTATTGCCATGCTGCCCGCTGGCGAAGCACCGGAATACACGGAAGGCCGAGAAGGGTATTACTGGGTCAAAGAGCTCAAAGGAAATAGTGCGAAAACCGTGTTGAATCTGGATGTGCGTGATTTTACTCAGGAAGGATACCAACAGCGGATGCGTTTTTTACAAAGCCTGGCGGAGAGTTGTCAGCAATTGTGGGGCGGTGGTGTAGACATCCAACTCAGCAATCGCTACGAAAACGTAGCCAACAGCTTACAAGAGGATCGTTTTGGGATTTTGGAGATTGCCAAGCAAGCCTATCAGCGTAACGGTATTGAGATGAAAGCCATTCCGATGCGTGGCGGCTACGATGGTGCAGTGCTATCGCAAAAAGGCTTACCTTGTCCAAATCTGTTCACGGGCGCACATAACTTCCACTCGATTTATGAGTATCTTCCTGTTCAGTCTCTTTATGCCGCCAGTGCGGTAGTGCAAGACATCATTCGTTTAACCAGTGAAAAGCAGTGA
- the pepE gene encoding dipeptidase PepE translates to MNILLFSNGKVSGNETLLQFGLDWIEAAVKRTGAKRFLFIPYAMIRGNYDDRLAQLEQVLSPFGAQVSGIHHAEDPVKAVEEADAFIVSGGNTWVLNKQLHDLGLVRPLRQAILKSNKLFIGWSAGTNIACPTIRTTNDMPIVSAAILPALNLVPFQINPHYIEASISGHMGETRDERIEEFLIQNPHDLVVGIPEGTLLEVCGDTLHYHSPAGAPLKLFRHGCTAEYFSAGDDLSPLLQHGC, encoded by the coding sequence ATGAACATTTTGCTATTTAGTAACGGTAAGGTCAGTGGCAACGAAACATTATTGCAATTTGGTTTAGATTGGATTGAGGCGGCGGTTAAGCGCACTGGCGCGAAGCGGTTCTTGTTTATTCCTTATGCGATGATTCGAGGAAACTATGATGATCGCCTTGCTCAGTTAGAACAAGTGCTTAGCCCATTTGGTGCGCAGGTTTCAGGGATTCATCACGCAGAAGATCCGGTCAAAGCCGTTGAAGAAGCCGATGCCTTTATTGTGAGTGGCGGTAATACTTGGGTGCTGAATAAGCAACTGCATGATTTGGGTCTGGTTCGTCCGCTTCGTCAGGCTATTCTAAAATCCAATAAACTGTTTATTGGCTGGAGTGCGGGAACCAACATTGCTTGCCCAACCATTCGAACAACGAACGATATGCCAATTGTGTCTGCAGCCATTTTGCCAGCATTGAATCTGGTGCCATTCCAAATCAACCCGCACTACATTGAGGCCTCAATTTCTGGCCATATGGGTGAAACTCGTGATGAACGAATTGAAGAGTTTTTGATTCAAAATCCGCATGATCTGGTTGTGGGGATCCCAGAAGGGACTTTATTGGAGGTTTGCGGTGACACTCTCCATTATCACAGCCCAGCCGGTGCGCCATTAAAGTTATTCCGTCATGGTTGTACTGCGGAATATTTCTCCGCAGGTGACGATCTGAGTCCGTTGTTACAACATGGTTGTTAA
- a CDS encoding EAL domain-containing protein translates to MVISSRAEFNAHLYQDDEDLWCAKYRGLELSSVYQPIFAQSGEILGVEALLRIKNTQTQTPIAPNIVLDINHHSIEECINLDRLSRVIHIRNFAQSTFTNYQLFLNILPVASEYNMAQAYPSLLLVERIRELGLEPEQVVLEITESDSANEELLRQAGEYIKKSGFQIAIDDYGSFASDIRRVDLIHPDIIKLDKGLLDEYCCGQTHVFDDILQLCQATNTPAVIEGIERSEQLELMKDLGIHYFQGYYLARPATLLQLNTP, encoded by the coding sequence ATGGTGATCAGTTCAAGAGCAGAGTTTAACGCTCATCTTTATCAGGATGATGAAGATTTATGGTGCGCCAAATATCGCGGCCTTGAACTCAGTAGCGTCTATCAACCCATCTTTGCGCAATCTGGCGAAATACTGGGTGTTGAGGCCCTGCTAAGAATCAAAAATACGCAAACTCAAACTCCCATCGCTCCTAATATCGTACTCGACATCAACCATCACTCCATCGAAGAATGCATCAACCTTGACCGCTTAAGCCGCGTCATCCATATCCGAAACTTTGCGCAAAGCACCTTTACCAACTATCAGCTTTTTCTGAACATTCTTCCGGTTGCCAGTGAATACAATATGGCACAAGCTTACCCATCATTACTCCTTGTTGAACGAATTCGTGAACTCGGTTTAGAGCCGGAACAGGTCGTACTTGAAATCACCGAATCGGATTCCGCTAATGAAGAGCTGCTGCGTCAAGCAGGGGAATACATCAAAAAATCGGGGTTTCAAATCGCAATTGATGACTACGGAAGCTTTGCTTCTGACATTCGGCGCGTTGATTTGATTCACCCTGATATCATCAAGCTCGACAAAGGGCTACTGGATGAATATTGCTGTGGCCAAACCCATGTTTTTGATGACATTTTGCAGCTTTGCCAAGCAACCAATACTCCTGCTGTTATCGAAGGTATTGAGCGCTCAGAACAGCTTGAGTTAATGAAAGACTTAGGTATTCACTATTTTCAAGGCTACTATCTAGCTCGCCCCGCCACTTTGCTTCAACTGAATACCCCATAG